Proteins co-encoded in one Hyphomicrobiales bacterium genomic window:
- a CDS encoding ABC transporter ATP-binding protein, producing the protein MSTDNIVLNVADVSKRFGGLHALKDVDLQIEEGTVHAIIGPNGAGKSTLLNVCVGRIKPDVGHVIFDGEILDNHQPHEINQLGVARVFQTPEIFPELNLLENVIIPAMAKRDGAFNFSAWKNLDKEVELREQAEHILEDVNLFEERNNEAASLSRGNKRRLELAMGLIQQPRLLLLDEPTAGMARHDTNRTIDLLQKLKARGMTKVIIEHDMHVVFSLADKISVLAQGQIIAEGTPEEVRGNPKVQEAYLGGAH; encoded by the coding sequence ATGTCGACTGATAATATTGTATTGAACGTTGCTGATGTTAGTAAGCGTTTTGGTGGTCTACATGCTTTGAAGGATGTTGATCTACAAATCGAAGAAGGCACAGTTCACGCGATTATCGGCCCGAATGGTGCTGGTAAGTCCACGCTGCTTAATGTGTGTGTGGGTCGGATTAAGCCGGATGTTGGCCACGTGATTTTTGATGGAGAAATTCTCGATAATCACCAGCCACATGAGATCAACCAGCTTGGTGTTGCGCGTGTTTTTCAAACGCCGGAAATTTTCCCAGAACTAAACCTTCTGGAAAATGTGATTATTCCAGCAATGGCAAAACGCGATGGTGCGTTTAACTTCAGTGCGTGGAAGAACCTCGACAAGGAAGTTGAATTGCGCGAACAAGCAGAACACATCCTTGAAGACGTGAACCTGTTTGAAGAACGCAACAATGAAGCAGCAAGTCTATCGCGCGGTAACAAGCGTCGCTTGGAACTTGCGATGGGTTTGATCCAACAACCACGCCTTCTACTTCTTGATGAGCCAACCGCTGGTATGGCGCGTCACGATACAAACCGCACAATTGATCTTTTGCAAAAGCTAAAAGCGCGCGGCATGACGAAGGTAATCATCGAGCATGATATGCACGTTGTTTTCTCACTAGCCGATAAAATTTCGGTACTAGCACAGGGTCAAATTATTGCTGAAGGCACGCCTGAAGAAGTGCGCGGCAATCCTAAAGTGCAAGAAGCATATCTTGGAGGGGCGCACTAA
- a CDS encoding ABC transporter ATP-binding protein, with product MNAEPTKEEVASASDMPYFSVRDVHSYYGESYIVQGVSFDVKEGEILALLGRNGAGKTSTLRTISRLDDPALRKGEIYLNGQAVHEMKSYQASQAGIQLVPEDRRIIGGLTVEENLILSQVDGNIGWEIEKVYEHFPRLAERRSQEAITMSGGEQQMLAVARALSRDLKLLLLDEPYEGLAPVIVQEIERILQGVRELGITTIIVEQNAVAALKLADRALILDTGHIVFEGTAKEVLDNEELRHEYLAI from the coding sequence ATGAACGCAGAACCAACAAAAGAAGAAGTCGCTTCTGCAAGCGATATGCCTTACTTCTCCGTGCGTGATGTGCACTCTTACTACGGTGAGAGCTACATTGTGCAAGGCGTTTCCTTTGACGTTAAAGAGGGCGAAATTCTAGCCCTTCTTGGCCGTAACGGTGCAGGCAAAACATCTACGCTTCGCACAATTTCGCGCCTTGATGACCCAGCGCTTCGTAAAGGTGAAATTTATCTCAACGGACAAGCTGTCCATGAGATGAAGTCTTATCAAGCGTCGCAAGCAGGTATTCAATTGGTGCCAGAAGATCGTCGTATCATTGGCGGTTTGACAGTTGAAGAAAATCTTATTCTATCTCAGGTTGATGGCAACATTGGCTGGGAAATTGAAAAAGTTTATGAGCACTTCCCACGTCTTGCAGAACGTCGTAGCCAAGAAGCAATCACCATGTCAGGTGGTGAACAGCAGATGCTTGCCGTTGCACGTGCTTTGTCGCGGGACTTGAAGCTTCTTCTTCTCGATGAGCCTTACGAAGGTTTGGCGCCTGTGATTGTTCAAGAGATCGAACGCATCCTTCAAGGTGTGCGTGAGCTTGGCATCACAACAATCATCGTTGAGCAAAATGCTGTGGCAGCGCTTAAACTCGCTGACCGTGCGCTTATTCTTGATACGGGTCACATCGTGTTTGAGGGTACGGCGAAAGAGGTTCTCGATAACGAAGAACTTCGTCACGAATATCTCGCGATCTAG
- a CDS encoding error-prone DNA polymerase: protein MAPDLPTNLPFAELGITSNFTFLKGASHPEEVAAQSTMLGLAGFSICDENTLAGSVRGHIAAKEAGIEYRVGCRLVFADGTPDLLIWPEDRAAYARLCRLLSTGRLRAPQSNDETRKNCHLILTDCLEWAEGSIIAVVPEGHSIEVLTETINALSCLSEPIRLILSMPYGASDKRRLFELIKLARQTKARMMASNLPLYHTKERRPLQDTITAIREHVPLTKAGCLLSQNAERHLKTTYDMPFLAREVPEAFHETIKVMEAINFTLDELSYNYPQESSGKSATPQEELERLAYKGAEARYPDGVPDKVERGLKHELSLIHRLRYAPYFLTVYDIVRFARSQKILCQGRGSAANSVTCYCIGITEVNPDKIDVLFERFISEERKEPPDIDVDFEHERREEVIQYIYQKYGRHRAGLAATVTTYRARSAIREVGKAFGLSEDCVGSLSATIWGQSSSTISKEEAARIGYNPNDPMIKKVIEITEELIGFPRHLSQHVGGFVITDDRLDEVIPLQNATMQDRTIVEWDKDDLNHLNILKIDVLALGMLSCLRKAFSLLHQHYGLAYTLATQPSEDPRVYNMISRADTLGVFQIESRAQMSMLPRLKPREFYDLVIEVAIVRPGPIQGDMVHPYLRRRQGLEKVIYPSKELEDVLAKTLGVPLFQEQAMKIAIVGAGFSPGEADRLRRAMATFRRVGTIGSFQQKMVNGMVAKGYEAAFAERCFKQIEGFGEYGFPESHAASFALLVYASCWFKCFYPDVFAAALLNSQPMGFYAPAQIVRDAREHGVEVRPVDVNYSTFDNQLEAMSKDWQISHHLHTKNQAMKDDIQTRYAMRLGFRQIKGLSAAIADQLVAARGDGYRSLRDLWLRGGLSRAIIERLADADAFRSIGLDRRRALWDARHLDSSPKRKDGTQHLPLFDRADMPALQNEPEIDLPKMPLSEHVINDYRYLSLSLKAHPVSFVREQLNEARARPTADLEVMHNNQFVSVAGLVLVRQRPGSAKGVIFATIEDETGIANIIVWPKTFKKYRPIVMGARFIKVSGKLQKADGVTHVIANHIEDWTDHLALLSEDIYQVDILDRADEVKRPVDDIGTKITSRTIRGRRSVTAPVTKNDIEAYINARVEGLAATSEESIEATKRVMPKGRNFH, encoded by the coding sequence ATGGCCCCAGACTTACCCACAAACCTACCTTTTGCAGAGCTCGGCATCACTAGCAATTTCACCTTCTTAAAAGGTGCATCCCACCCCGAAGAAGTTGCAGCGCAATCAACTATGTTGGGCCTTGCTGGTTTTTCAATCTGCGACGAAAACACGCTGGCCGGATCAGTGCGCGGCCATATCGCTGCCAAAGAAGCGGGCATTGAATACCGTGTTGGGTGTCGTCTTGTTTTTGCCGATGGTACGCCCGACCTTTTAATCTGGCCAGAAGACCGCGCCGCCTATGCCCGCCTTTGTCGCCTGCTTTCAACTGGCAGACTTCGCGCACCACAATCAAATGATGAAACACGCAAGAATTGCCATCTCATTTTAACTGACTGTCTTGAGTGGGCAGAGGGCTCAATCATTGCAGTGGTGCCAGAGGGTCATTCTATTGAGGTACTGACTGAGACAATCAATGCTCTTTCTTGTCTTAGTGAACCCATCCGCCTGATTTTATCCATGCCCTATGGGGCATCAGATAAGAGGAGGCTTTTTGAGCTGATAAAGCTTGCCCGCCAAACCAAAGCCAGAATGATGGCGAGCAACCTACCGCTTTATCACACGAAAGAACGGCGACCATTGCAAGACACCATCACCGCCATTCGTGAACATGTACCGCTCACAAAAGCTGGTTGCCTTCTTTCTCAAAACGCTGAGCGCCATTTAAAAACCACATACGATATGCCCTTCCTTGCCCGTGAAGTGCCTGAAGCTTTTCATGAGACAATAAAGGTGATGGAGGCGATCAACTTCACCCTTGATGAGTTGAGCTATAACTACCCGCAGGAAAGTTCTGGCAAAAGTGCTACCCCACAAGAAGAGCTTGAACGCCTTGCTTATAAAGGAGCAGAGGCGCGTTATCCTGATGGCGTACCCGACAAAGTGGAACGTGGATTAAAACACGAGCTCTCGCTCATTCATCGCCTTCGCTACGCCCCCTATTTTCTCACCGTCTACGACATTGTTCGCTTCGCTCGCTCCCAGAAAATTCTTTGCCAAGGGCGTGGGTCTGCCGCCAACTCTGTCACCTGTTATTGCATCGGCATTACAGAGGTGAACCCTGATAAAATCGATGTGCTGTTTGAACGCTTCATCTCAGAAGAACGCAAAGAGCCACCAGATATCGATGTTGATTTTGAACATGAGCGGCGCGAAGAAGTTATCCAATATATCTACCAAAAATATGGTCGGCACCGCGCAGGGCTTGCCGCCACCGTCACCACCTATCGCGCCCGCTCCGCTATTAGGGAAGTTGGCAAAGCCTTTGGTCTTTCTGAAGATTGCGTCGGCAGTTTAAGTGCCACTATATGGGGGCAGTCCTCTTCCACCATCAGCAAAGAAGAAGCCGCCCGCATTGGCTATAATCCTAATGACCCGATGATTAAAAAAGTTATCGAAATCACGGAGGAACTCATCGGTTTTCCTCGCCACCTTTCCCAGCACGTGGGCGGGTTCGTCATTACAGATGATCGACTTGATGAAGTGATCCCCCTTCAAAACGCCACCATGCAAGATCGTACCATTGTAGAATGGGATAAAGACGATCTCAATCACCTCAACATTTTGAAAATTGACGTGCTGGCGCTTGGGATGCTTTCGTGCTTACGCAAAGCTTTCAGCCTGCTGCATCAGCATTACGGCCTCGCCTATACATTGGCGACCCAGCCCAGCGAAGATCCGCGCGTTTACAATATGATTTCGCGCGCAGACACTTTGGGCGTTTTTCAAATTGAAAGCCGCGCCCAAATGTCCATGCTGCCGCGCCTCAAGCCGCGAGAGTTTTATGACTTGGTAATTGAAGTCGCCATCGTTCGCCCCGGCCCAATACAGGGCGATATGGTGCATCCCTATCTAAGACGGCGGCAGGGGTTGGAGAAAGTTATCTATCCCTCAAAAGAGCTAGAAGATGTTTTGGCCAAAACCCTCGGCGTACCGCTTTTTCAAGAGCAGGCCATGAAAATTGCAATTGTTGGCGCGGGCTTTTCACCGGGTGAGGCTGATCGTCTACGCCGCGCCATGGCCACCTTTCGTCGTGTGGGCACCATTGGTTCCTTCCAACAAAAAATGGTCAATGGCATGGTGGCAAAAGGATATGAAGCCGCTTTTGCCGAACGCTGTTTCAAACAGATTGAAGGCTTCGGCGAATATGGCTTTCCAGAAAGCCACGCGGCCAGTTTCGCGCTACTGGTTTATGCCTCTTGCTGGTTTAAATGCTTCTATCCCGATGTGTTCGCGGCCGCTCTTTTAAACTCACAACCCATGGGCTTTTATGCACCTGCCCAAATTGTACGCGATGCCCGCGAACATGGTGTGGAGGTTCGTCCCGTCGATGTGAATTATTCAACCTTTGATAATCAACTAGAGGCCATGTCAAAGGACTGGCAGATTAGCCATCATCTACACACAAAAAATCAAGCCATGAAAGATGACATTCAAACCCGTTACGCCATGCGCCTTGGCTTTCGCCAAATTAAAGGTTTGAGCGCGGCGATTGCTGACCAGCTGGTTGCAGCGCGAGGGGATGGTTATCGCAGCCTTCGTGATTTATGGCTGAGAGGCGGGCTTAGCCGCGCCATTATTGAGCGGCTTGCGGATGCGGATGCGTTTCGTTCAATCGGGCTGGACCGTCGCCGTGCTTTGTGGGATGCCCGCCATTTAGATAGCAGCCCTAAGCGCAAAGATGGCACCCAACACCTGCCGCTGTTTGATCGTGCGGACATGCCCGCCTTACAAAACGAGCCAGAGATTGACCTGCCGAAAATGCCATTGAGTGAACATGTCATCAACGACTACCGCTATTTAAGCCTATCCTTAAAAGCTCATCCAGTTTCCTTTGTGCGCGAACAACTCAACGAAGCAAGAGCACGGCCAACCGCTGACCTTGAGGTGATGCATAACAATCAATTTGTAAGCGTGGCAGGCTTAGTGCTGGTACGCCAACGCCCTGGGTCGGCCAAAGGCGTAATCTTCGCCACCATTGAAGATGAGACAGGTATTGCCAATATTATTGTCTGGCCCAAAACCTTCAAGAAATATCGGCCCATCGTGATGGGTGCTCGCTTCATCAAAGTATCCGGCAAACTGCAAAAAGCAGATGGGGTGACCCACGTCATTGCCAATCACATAGAAGACTGGACAGACCATTTAGCCCTTCTATCTGAGGACATCTATCAAGTTGATATTCTAGACCGCGCGGATGAGGTCAAGCGACCCGTCGATGACATCGGCACAAAAATCACAAGCCGCACTATACGAGGCCGTCGCAGTGTTACCGCACCTGTCACCAAAAATGATATTGAGGCCTATATCAACGCGCGGGTAGAAGGGTTGGCCGCTACGAGCGAAGAAAGTATTGAAGCCACGAAGAGAGTGATGCCAAAAGGGCGTAATTTTCACTGA
- a CDS encoding DUF6504 family protein, giving the protein MKQPIREPSPAPAPLKKAARRYLALWLPYLATDRLARLEKGKHWRKKGDDDQPLILIASIKSAQRIVAVNHAAEALSLRVGQTLADARAQYPNLDVAEDDPRANAALLETIADWANRYTPLVALDREASTFDKSPLSSSLFKYGLLFDITGCAHLFTSLSNPTQDAETIMVADIKEKLNAQGFMVQTGLASTVGTAWAVSRFSNGKIIKAGQEKPTLNAMPIAALRLDPAIEETMIRVGLKRIEQIIDLPRAPLANRFGLHLIRNINRALGDEEESISPRLPVPALMVERRFHEPISHSTDIDTILRKLAETLVVTLETRGEGARVVEAHLFQSDGGMTQAQISTAKSLTNADAIVTLFRDRLDESLERFSARRQTEADGFDVIRLSILLSEPHKAEQTSFHQDETNTLNADLAHLIDKLGVRLGVENIIRLSSGDSHQPEEAIIRQRAVDGAPNTQAWPSPHKDQPITRPIRLFDQPEEIETIAAVPEGPPRSFRWRHLLYTVSRVEGPERISAPWWRDKGIKPRFTRDYYRIEDEEGRRFWLYRDGLYEEERTNPKWYVHGLFA; this is encoded by the coding sequence TTGAAACAGCCAATAAGAGAACCATCGCCCGCACCGGCACCTCTCAAGAAAGCAGCAAGACGGTATCTGGCGCTGTGGCTTCCTTATCTCGCCACCGACCGACTGGCACGGCTTGAAAAGGGTAAACACTGGCGCAAAAAAGGCGACGACGATCAGCCCCTCATCTTAATTGCCTCGATTAAGTCAGCCCAACGCATTGTCGCCGTCAATCATGCCGCGGAAGCACTCTCTTTACGGGTAGGGCAAACGCTGGCTGATGCTCGCGCTCAATATCCAAATTTGGATGTGGCAGAAGACGACCCACGCGCAAACGCGGCCCTTTTAGAAACCATTGCCGATTGGGCCAATCGCTACACACCACTGGTCGCGCTCGATCGTGAAGCAAGCACCTTTGATAAATCCCCCCTTTCCTCCAGTCTTTTTAAATATGGTTTGCTCTTTGACATTACAGGCTGCGCCCATCTTTTCACGTCTCTATCTAATCCTACCCAAGACGCTGAAACCATCATGGTGGCGGACATCAAAGAGAAGCTCAACGCACAAGGCTTCATGGTGCAAACCGGGCTTGCAAGCACCGTTGGCACCGCATGGGCTGTTAGTCGGTTTTCAAATGGAAAAATCATAAAAGCAGGACAAGAAAAACCCACCCTCAACGCCATGCCCATCGCCGCCCTTCGCTTAGACCCAGCCATTGAAGAGACCATGATCCGCGTCGGTCTAAAACGAATTGAGCAAATCATCGACCTCCCCCGTGCCCCTCTCGCCAATCGGTTCGGGCTTCACCTCATCCGCAATATCAATCGGGCGTTGGGCGATGAAGAAGAAAGCATTTCGCCCCGCCTTCCTGTTCCTGCTCTCATGGTTGAACGGCGTTTTCATGAACCTATAAGCCATTCAACTGACATAGACACCATTCTGCGCAAACTGGCTGAAACTCTTGTCGTGACGTTGGAGACAAGAGGCGAAGGCGCGCGGGTCGTGGAGGCTCACTTGTTTCAAAGTGACGGCGGCATGACACAAGCACAAATTTCGACAGCAAAGAGCCTCACCAATGCAGATGCCATCGTCACTTTGTTTCGCGACCGATTAGACGAAAGCCTCGAGCGCTTTTCTGCCCGCCGCCAAACAGAAGCGGATGGTTTTGATGTGATCCGATTATCAATCCTTTTAAGCGAGCCACACAAAGCAGAACAAACAAGCTTTCACCAAGATGAAACCAACACATTAAATGCCGATCTTGCCCATTTGATTGACAAGCTTGGGGTTCGCCTTGGCGTTGAAAACATCATTCGCCTTTCATCGGGTGACAGCCACCAACCGGAAGAAGCTATCATTCGCCAACGCGCCGTTGATGGCGCACCCAACACCCAAGCGTGGCCTTCGCCCCACAAAGATCAGCCCATCACACGACCCATTCGCCTGTTTGACCAGCCAGAAGAAATTGAGACAATTGCCGCCGTCCCAGAAGGCCCACCACGCAGCTTTCGTTGGCGGCACCTGCTTTATACAGTGAGCCGCGTAGAAGGCCCTGAACGCATCAGCGCGCCTTGGTGGCGTGACAAAGGCATCAAGCCCCGCTTCACCCGTGATTACTACCGCATTGAAGATGAAGAAGGGCGCCGCTTCTGGCTCTATCGTGACGGTCTTTATGAAGAAGAACGCACCAACCCGAAATGGTATGTGCACGGGCTGTTTGCTTGA
- a CDS encoding DUF3445 domain-containing protein — protein MTVFHKPFAIGLLPLNLSEWLDVDGQLEFYLEEKDRLYDAHPDLVFQAEEGTQTSQDEILQSIIECLIAQYPSLYQKQGDVMSIGKRQVSLDDQPPLLTAARICQDDLILMRHGPEGWRLVAASLSFPSSWSLVEKFGKPMDQIHAPVPAFGPNTRNAMMIDRIFDKLQVELPVWRQNWSLHEDDALYHPSASMMRPEKFENRNLTHDPYVRVERQTLRKMPRSGDILFTVRIYLDRVSALRQKPEGEAGVAQLNEQLSNMTADELAYKGIPFGLSV, from the coding sequence ATGACGGTCTTTCACAAACCTTTTGCAATCGGGCTTTTGCCACTTAACCTTAGTGAATGGTTGGATGTGGACGGCCAGTTGGAATTCTATCTGGAAGAAAAAGATCGGCTTTATGACGCGCACCCTGATTTGGTTTTTCAGGCAGAAGAGGGGACGCAGACTTCACAAGACGAAATTTTGCAGTCGATTATCGAATGTCTGATTGCTCAATACCCGTCGCTTTATCAAAAGCAGGGTGATGTTATGAGTATTGGCAAGCGTCAGGTTTCATTAGATGACCAACCACCGCTTTTAACGGCTGCCCGTATTTGCCAAGATGATTTGATTTTAATGCGTCATGGTCCAGAAGGATGGCGCTTGGTGGCGGCGTCTTTGTCATTTCCGTCTTCGTGGTCTTTGGTTGAGAAGTTTGGCAAACCGATGGATCAAATCCACGCGCCCGTGCCAGCCTTTGGGCCGAACACGCGCAATGCCATGATGATTGATCGTATTTTCGATAAGTTGCAGGTGGAACTTCCCGTTTGGCGACAAAACTGGAGCCTGCATGAAGATGATGCGCTTTATCACCCTTCTGCTTCCATGATGCGGCCTGAAAAGTTTGAAAACCGTAATCTAACCCACGACCCCTATGTGCGAGTTGAGCGGCAGACATTGCGCAAGATGCCTCGCTCTGGCGATATCCTTTTTACCGTCCGCATTTACTTAGACCGCGTGAGCGCGCTTCGACAAAAACCGGAGGGCGAGGCAGGTGTCGCGCAGCTCAACGAGCAATTGTCGAATATGACGGCGGATGAACTGGCTTATAAAGGCATTCCGTTTGGGCTATCGGTTTAG
- a CDS encoding glutathione S-transferase N-terminal domain-containing protein, whose amino-acid sequence MIDLYTWTTPNGRKVSILLEELGVPYTAHPINIGEDDQFKPEFLEISPNNKIPAIVDQDNGMKLMESGAIMMYLADKYGQFLPKEGEARWRVIEWLMWQKAGFGPMLGQGHHFSHFNPGKSEYAADRFRTEANRLYGVLDKQLEGQDYICGEYSIADMACWPWASRYEWHKVDITKFPNVQAWYNRLLERPAVQKGYHVPKVMGEIPTA is encoded by the coding sequence ATGATTGATCTATACACTTGGACGACACCGAATGGCCGTAAGGTCTCTATTCTGCTTGAAGAGTTGGGCGTGCCTTATACAGCTCATCCAATTAACATTGGTGAAGATGATCAGTTCAAACCTGAATTTCTTGAAATCAGCCCAAACAATAAAATTCCGGCAATTGTCGACCAAGATAACGGCATGAAGCTTATGGAATCAGGCGCGATCATGATGTATCTGGCTGATAAATACGGTCAGTTTCTTCCTAAAGAGGGCGAAGCACGGTGGCGGGTGATTGAATGGTTGATGTGGCAAAAAGCAGGCTTCGGCCCAATGCTTGGTCAAGGTCACCACTTCTCGCATTTCAACCCTGGAAAATCAGAATATGCCGCTGACCGGTTCCGCACTGAAGCCAACCGTCTTTATGGGGTGCTAGATAAGCAGCTTGAAGGACAAGACTATATCTGTGGTGAGTACAGCATTGCTGATATGGCTTGCTGGCCGTGGGCATCACGCTATGAATGGCACAAAGTGGATATTACCAAATTTCCGAATGTACAGGCGTGGTACAATCGTCTTTTAGAGCGGCCTGCCGTTCAAAAGGGCTATCATGTGCCGAAAGTTATGGGTGAAATCCCGACAGCTTAG
- a CDS encoding septation protein A, producing MDRQITVAKKNEINPILKFALELGPLLVFFFANSKGEQLAEQFPILASFGGPIFIATGLFMIAMVISLGLSLLLTRTVPMMPLVTLAVVLVFGGLTLYLQDDTFIKMKPTIVNMLFASVLLIGLYFGKSFLAYVFESAFKITEEGWRILTLRWGLFFIFLAVLNEVVWRNSSTDFWVSFKVWGTMPITMVFAMFQMTVVTRYALPEEEDEGAE from the coding sequence GTGGATAGACAAATCACAGTTGCTAAAAAAAACGAGATCAACCCAATTTTGAAGTTTGCACTTGAGTTAGGACCGCTGCTGGTTTTCTTCTTTGCAAATTCCAAAGGTGAGCAATTGGCGGAGCAATTTCCGATCCTCGCCTCCTTTGGTGGACCGATCTTTATCGCAACCGGATTATTTATGATTGCGATGGTGATTTCGCTCGGTCTTTCACTGTTGCTAACCCGCACCGTGCCCATGATGCCGCTCGTGACCCTCGCTGTGGTTTTGGTATTTGGCGGTTTGACGCTTTATTTGCAGGATGACACGTTCATCAAGATGAAGCCGACTATTGTGAACATGCTCTTTGCTTCTGTTTTGTTGATTGGGCTTTATTTTGGCAAATCATTTCTTGCTTATGTATTTGAATCTGCTTTTAAAATTACAGAAGAAGGGTGGCGTATATTAACCCTGCGTTGGGGCCTGTTTTTTATCTTTCTTGCGGTCTTAAACGAAGTGGTTTGGCGTAATTCTTCAACGGATTTTTGGGTATCATTTAAGGTGTGGGGCACCATGCCAATCACGATGGTTTTTGCTATGTTTCAAATGACGGTTGTCACCCGTTATGCCCTGCCGGAAGAAGAGGATGAGGGCGCGGAATAA
- a CDS encoding NUDIX hydrolase, whose amino-acid sequence METENFTKQVPDGDTHERDVCTTCGFIDYVNPKIVVGSVVRHEGKILLCKRAIEPRSGYWTLPAGYLELNETPENGAIREAQEEACADLIIDSLLAVYAVPHISQVQLMYRARLQTPHFAAGPESLDVQLFDWDDIPWEDLAFPSVHWALKQDLMVEMGEAIGPFKNPE is encoded by the coding sequence ATGGAGACGGAAAATTTCACCAAACAAGTGCCTGATGGCGATACGCATGAGCGTGATGTTTGCACGACCTGCGGCTTTATTGATTATGTGAACCCGAAAATTGTGGTCGGTTCCGTGGTCCGCCATGAGGGCAAGATTTTGCTTTGCAAACGCGCGATTGAGCCGCGATCTGGCTATTGGACCCTGCCTGCTGGATATTTGGAGTTAAATGAGACGCCAGAAAATGGTGCAATACGTGAAGCGCAAGAAGAAGCCTGCGCCGACCTCATTATAGACAGTCTGCTTGCTGTTTATGCCGTCCCGCATATCTCGCAAGTGCAATTAATGTATCGCGCACGCTTGCAGACGCCCCATTTTGCAGCAGGGCCAGAAAGTCTCGATGTGCAACTGTTTGATTGGGACGACATACCGTGGGAAGACCTTGCTTTTCCATCCGTCCATTGGGCATTAAAACAAGATTTGATGGTGGAAATGGGCGAGGCTATCGGGCCATTTAAAAACCCAGAATAA
- a CDS encoding DUF924 family protein, with product MNTPSAQDVLSFWFEEISPKQQFVKDEQFDAEIKRRFGPLHASLKKDASSFTSTPKGALAAILVFDQFSRNMFRGSGQAFDTDPLALLIAKDLITSGADKTMPDNHRIFVYMPFMHAETLEDQEQSVALFTALGITSNIAYANKHHDVVKKYGRFPHRNKAIDRVSSPEEKTFINTPGTAF from the coding sequence GTGAATACCCCAAGCGCACAAGATGTTCTTTCATTCTGGTTTGAAGAAATCAGCCCAAAGCAGCAATTCGTCAAAGATGAGCAATTTGACGCCGAAATCAAACGACGTTTTGGGCCGCTTCATGCAAGCTTGAAAAAAGATGCATCAAGCTTCACCAGCACGCCCAAAGGCGCTCTTGCTGCAATTTTGGTGTTCGATCAATTCTCCAGAAATATGTTTCGCGGTTCGGGCCAAGCTTTTGATACGGACCCGTTAGCGCTTTTAATTGCGAAAGATCTCATTACATCGGGCGCAGATAAAACCATGCCAGATAATCACCGCATCTTTGTCTATATGCCGTTCATGCATGCAGAAACGTTGGAAGACCAAGAGCAATCTGTTGCACTATTCACAGCGCTTGGGATCACATCAAACATTGCTTATGCCAATAAGCATCACGATGTTGTCAAAAAATATGGCCGCTTTCCTCATAGAAATAAAGCCATTGATCGAGTATCCTCACCAGAAGAGAAAACCTTCATTAACACACCTGGCACAGCGTTCTAA
- a CDS encoding DUF1223 domain-containing protein encodes MNRSIKKQLVLSASIFAAGLFSLVSWADNAQAGTKGVIELFTSQGCSSCPPADELAAEYAKDPDLVVLTLPVTYWDYLGWKDTFAKKEFTHRQYGYAALRGDQSVYTPQVVVNGSNHAVGSDPNGINKLVTRGSLPVDINIEQAGVDIKIDVEGKSPISTGTVWMALLQRSGTVAIGRGENRNTEITYTNIVKEMRPLGEWKGEAMTMKFAKPDLMTGDINGLAIILQTKQGKISSKILGAATWMNESS; translated from the coding sequence ATGAATCGTTCGATTAAAAAGCAACTTGTTTTATCAGCCAGCATATTTGCGGCTGGTTTGTTCAGTCTTGTATCATGGGCCGATAATGCCCAGGCTGGTACAAAAGGCGTTATTGAGCTCTTCACGAGCCAAGGGTGTTCCTCATGCCCGCCAGCTGATGAATTGGCGGCGGAATATGCGAAAGATCCAGATTTAGTTGTGCTGACTTTGCCGGTGACTTACTGGGATTATCTTGGCTGGAAAGATACCTTCGCGAAAAAAGAATTTACACATCGCCAATATGGTTATGCGGCGTTGCGCGGCGATCAATCTGTTTATACACCGCAGGTCGTTGTGAATGGGTCAAACCATGCAGTGGGCAGTGATCCTAATGGAATCAACAAGCTTGTTACACGTGGATCGCTTCCGGTCGACATTAATATTGAACAGGCCGGCGTTGACATTAAAATTGATGTTGAAGGCAAATCGCCAATCAGCACAGGCACCGTTTGGATGGCACTGCTTCAAAGAAGCGGGACTGTTGCGATTGGACGTGGTGAAAACCGGAATACGGAAATTACCTATACAAATATCGTAAAAGAGATGCGCCCACTGGGCGAGTGGAAAGGCGAAGCAATGACAATGAAATTCGCCAAACCTGACTTGATGACGGGTGACATTAATGGTCTTGCCATTATCCTTCAGACGAAGCAGGGAAAAATCTCGTCCAAAATTCTAGGCGCTGCTACTTGGATGAATGAATCCAGTTAA